The following are encoded together in the Thalassolituus oleivorans MIL-1 genome:
- the htpG gene encoding molecular chaperone HtpG, which produces MNAASKETLGFKTEVKQLLHLMIHSLYSNKEIFLRELVSNASDACDKLRFEALQNDALLEGGADLKIDIHFDKDARTVTIEDNGIGMTRDDVINHLGTIAKSGTAEFLGKLSGDQKKDSQLIGQFGVGFYSAFIVADNVVVETRRAGEDAANAVRWESAGEGEFSLENIEKAERGTRIVLHLKEGEEEFADSFRLQSLIKKYSDHIAIPVFVQADAEEAAGEEGEEAKAPEAVNQAKAMWTRSKSDLTDEDYTEFYKHISHDWNAPLTWMHNRVEGKLDYTSLLYIPAKAPFDIWNRDASRGLKLYVQRVFIMDDAEQFLPLYLRFVKGVLDSNDLSLNVSREILQQDKQVDSMRSALVKRVLDTLEKTAKNEPEKYQSFWDQFGEVLKEGPAEDFANREKIAGLFRFATTLSEGETENVGLADYVARMREGQKKIYFITGDNHAAVSTSPHLEYFKRKNIEVLLLTDRVDEWMVSHLADFDGKVFQDVTKGELDLDELADDTEKDQQKALEDSHKDLVERIEKALEGEVKSVRVTSRLTDSPACMVVGQYDMGGHLRRMMEAAGQKMPEPEIALEVNPSHPLIERLDQEQDEERFVDLARLIHAQAQLAEGSQLKQPALYVARLNKLLLDLMK; this is translated from the coding sequence ATGAACGCTGCAAGCAAAGAAACATTAGGATTTAAGACCGAAGTTAAGCAACTACTGCACCTAATGATTCACTCTTTGTATTCGAACAAAGAAATCTTCTTACGTGAACTCGTGTCCAACGCCTCGGATGCATGCGATAAATTACGTTTTGAAGCACTGCAAAACGATGCCTTGTTGGAAGGTGGTGCAGATCTAAAGATTGATATTCATTTCGATAAAGACGCACGTACCGTGACGATTGAAGACAATGGTATTGGTATGACACGCGACGACGTGATCAACCACCTTGGTACGATTGCCAAGTCGGGCACGGCTGAATTCTTAGGTAAATTAAGTGGTGACCAAAAGAAAGATTCACAACTGATTGGTCAGTTCGGTGTGGGCTTCTATTCTGCCTTTATCGTTGCTGATAACGTTGTTGTAGAGACACGTCGTGCCGGTGAAGATGCCGCAAATGCTGTTCGCTGGGAGTCTGCCGGTGAGGGTGAATTCAGCCTAGAGAACATTGAAAAAGCAGAGCGTGGTACGCGTATTGTTTTGCACCTAAAAGAAGGTGAAGAAGAATTCGCTGATAGTTTCCGCTTGCAGTCATTAATCAAAAAATATTCGGATCACATCGCGATTCCGGTATTTGTCCAAGCCGACGCAGAAGAAGCCGCTGGCGAAGAGGGGGAAGAAGCAAAAGCCCCTGAAGCCGTTAACCAAGCCAAGGCCATGTGGACTCGTAGTAAATCAGACTTAACAGACGAAGATTACACCGAGTTTTACAAGCACATTTCACACGATTGGAATGCGCCATTAACTTGGATGCATAACCGTGTTGAAGGTAAGTTAGATTACACCAGCTTGCTTTATATTCCGGCGAAAGCACCGTTTGATATTTGGAATCGTGATGCTAGCCGTGGTTTGAAGTTATACGTTCAGCGCGTATTTATTATGGATGACGCCGAACAGTTCTTGCCTTTATATCTGCGCTTTGTAAAAGGTGTACTGGACTCTAACGATTTATCGTTAAACGTATCACGCGAAATTCTGCAGCAAGATAAGCAGGTCGATAGCATGCGCTCTGCGTTGGTGAAGCGTGTACTGGATACCTTAGAAAAAACCGCTAAAAACGAACCTGAAAAGTATCAATCTTTCTGGGATCAGTTTGGTGAAGTGCTAAAAGAAGGCCCTGCTGAAGACTTTGCTAACCGTGAAAAAATCGCTGGATTGTTCCGCTTTGCTACTACGTTAAGTGAAGGCGAAACCGAGAATGTTGGTCTTGCTGATTATGTCGCGCGCATGCGTGAAGGTCAGAAGAAAATCTACTTTATTACCGGCGACAACCACGCAGCGGTTTCTACGAGCCCGCACTTGGAGTACTTCAAGCGCAAAAATATCGAAGTGCTATTGCTGACTGATCGCGTTGATGAGTGGATGGTCAGTCACTTAGCAGACTTCGACGGTAAGGTGTTCCAAGACGTCACGAAAGGTGAGTTGGATCTTGATGAGCTGGCTGATGACACTGAAAAGGATCAACAAAAAGCACTTGAAGATAGCCATAAAGATTTAGTCGAACGTATTGAAAAAGCATTAGAAGGCGAAGTGAAATCGGTGCGCGTGACCTCTCGTTTAACCGACTCACCGGCTTGTATGGTTGTTGGCCAGTACGACATGGGCGGTCATTTACGTCGCATGATGGAAGCTGCTGGGCAAAAAATGCCAGAGCCTGAAATCGCTCTTGAGGTTAACCCATCACATCCACTGATCGAGCGTTTGGACCAAGAGCAAGATGAAGAGCGCTTCGTCGACCTTGCTCGTTTAATCCATGCCCAAGCCCAGTTAGCGGAGGGCAGTCAATTGAAGCAGCCCGCTTTATACGTTGCTCGTTTGAACAAGCTGTTGCTAGATCTGATGAAGTAA
- the lexA gene encoding transcriptional repressor LexA has product MVKLTARQQQVLDFIRSSLEETGFPPTRAEIATELGFKSPNAAEEHLKALARKGAIEMMPGASRGLRIVEEANLGLPIIGRVAAGEPILAQEHINDYCEIPPSFFKPEADFLLEVHGDSMKDIGIMNGDFIAVHKMDTARNGQIIVARVGEEVTVKRYQKNRNHVTLFPENEDYQPIEVDLKKTEFAVEGLYVGVVRRS; this is encoded by the coding sequence ATGGTTAAGCTCACCGCACGGCAGCAACAGGTTCTGGACTTTATCCGCTCTTCATTAGAGGAGACAGGATTTCCACCGACTCGCGCTGAAATAGCAACAGAGCTAGGTTTTAAGTCGCCCAACGCCGCTGAAGAGCACTTAAAAGCCCTTGCTCGCAAAGGCGCTATCGAAATGATGCCTGGTGCATCACGTGGCTTACGTATCGTCGAAGAAGCGAATCTAGGCCTACCTATCATAGGTCGAGTGGCGGCTGGAGAGCCTATTTTGGCACAAGAGCACATCAACGATTATTGCGAAATCCCACCATCCTTTTTCAAACCTGAAGCCGACTTTTTACTTGAAGTACACGGTGACAGCATGAAAGACATTGGCATCATGAATGGCGACTTCATAGCAGTTCACAAGATGGATACCGCCCGCAATGGCCAAATTATCGTTGCCCGGGTAGGTGAAGAAGTGACCGTTAAGCGTTATCAAAAGAACCGTAATCACGTCACCTTATTCCCAGAAAATGAAGACTATCAACCGATTGAGGTCGACTTAAAAAAAACGGAGTTTGCCGTGGAAGGTCTGTACGTTGGTGTGGTTCGTCGCAGTTAA
- a CDS encoding L,D-transpeptidase has translation MSDECLIEISIEDQLLRFTSAGLCIQYPVSTALNGAGEAEGSNCTPRGWHKIRACIGAEQPLNSVFVGRRPTGERYSPELAQRYPNRDWILSRILWLQGQEIGRNRFGNVDSARRYIYIHGTPDSEPMGVPLSHGCIRMRNQDVVDLFDRVSAGTPVWIQAHSFRTIPCRNL, from the coding sequence ATGTCGGACGAATGTCTGATCGAAATATCTATTGAAGACCAGCTTCTGCGCTTTACCAGCGCAGGGCTATGTATTCAATATCCGGTATCGACAGCGCTGAATGGAGCTGGAGAGGCAGAGGGGTCTAATTGTACTCCTCGTGGATGGCATAAAATTAGAGCCTGCATTGGCGCTGAACAGCCGCTTAACAGTGTTTTTGTTGGTCGTCGTCCCACAGGTGAACGTTATTCGCCTGAGCTTGCTCAGCGTTATCCTAATCGAGATTGGATCTTGTCTCGTATTCTTTGGTTACAAGGGCAAGAAATCGGTCGCAATCGCTTTGGTAATGTCGATAGTGCACGTCGTTATATCTATATTCACGGCACACCGGATAGTGAGCCTATGGGGGTGCCGCTGTCACATGGTTGTATCCGTATGCGTAACCAAGATGTCGTTGATCTATTTGATCGTGTATCTGCGGGTACCCCCGTTTGGATTCAGGCACACAGTTTTAGGACTATCCCATGTCGCAACCTTTAA
- the thiS gene encoding sulfur carrier protein ThiS, with product MSNLLIKIVFNGELKSVSSKFTLLQILEQEGYPIPPDSKDAERNETEHGKRYIAAVNQRIISADDYWQIRLQPNDTIDVLGVITGG from the coding sequence ATGTCGAACCTGCTGATCAAAATAGTATTCAATGGCGAGTTAAAATCGGTTTCTTCTAAATTCACGTTATTGCAAATTTTAGAGCAAGAGGGTTATCCAATTCCGCCAGACTCTAAGGATGCGGAACGGAATGAAACTGAACACGGGAAACGTTATATCGCAGCAGTAAATCAACGTATTATAAGCGCGGATGACTATTGGCAAATTCGATTACAGCCGAATGATACGATTGATGTATTAGGAGTCATTACTGGTGGCTAA
- a CDS encoding FAD-dependent oxidoreductase, with the protein MMSLSADSSCRKSMQGRKVIIAGAGLMGRLIAWRCARMGAQVRVFDSASEAQPTSAAHTAAAMIAPFSERPLCDSQVFNLGCQSLNLWPELLELLSQDSAIAVRYLQAGSLLVSHPADSAESEQFAAQLDHHQRQQPQIYKDAVRHLNKADIETLEPHLANHFQTGFWMQYEAQVDNRALLRALREAAEHYGARFVFENPIHVSDNSWFCQDELLFADDYFDCRGIGAKKDVEGLRGVRGETIWVTCPEVDISRPVRLLHPQYHLYLVPRGNGVYQLGATEIESEDRSAVSVRSAMEMFSALWCLAPALAEARIIALESNLRPACLDHKPLIQKDGKVVRINGLFRHGYLLAPALLNILETEFNFELGVAQSKSLLLGGHSYFAEAAVCRTC; encoded by the coding sequence ATGATGTCTTTATCTGCAGACTCCAGTTGCCGAAAGTCGATGCAAGGGCGCAAAGTGATTATTGCTGGTGCCGGATTAATGGGGCGTTTAATTGCTTGGCGCTGCGCTCGGATGGGGGCGCAGGTTAGGGTATTTGATAGCGCGAGTGAAGCCCAGCCAACCAGTGCAGCACACACTGCAGCGGCAATGATTGCCCCCTTTAGTGAGCGTCCTTTGTGCGATTCTCAGGTATTCAATTTGGGTTGTCAGTCGCTTAATTTATGGCCTGAATTGTTAGAGTTGCTGAGTCAAGATTCGGCGATCGCGGTACGCTATTTACAGGCCGGTAGCCTGCTTGTATCACATCCAGCAGATAGCGCAGAAAGTGAACAATTTGCAGCACAGTTAGATCATCATCAACGCCAGCAACCACAAATTTACAAAGATGCTGTGCGACATTTAAACAAAGCCGATATAGAAACGCTGGAGCCGCATCTTGCCAACCACTTTCAAACCGGTTTTTGGATGCAATATGAAGCGCAGGTGGATAATCGTGCCTTGTTGCGCGCGTTGAGAGAAGCAGCCGAGCATTACGGTGCTCGATTTGTTTTTGAAAACCCGATTCACGTTAGCGATAACAGTTGGTTTTGTCAGGATGAGCTTTTGTTTGCCGATGACTACTTCGACTGTCGCGGTATAGGGGCGAAAAAAGACGTCGAGGGTCTGCGAGGGGTTCGTGGCGAAACTATATGGGTGACGTGTCCTGAGGTTGATATCAGTCGGCCGGTACGTCTGCTACACCCTCAATATCACTTATATCTCGTGCCGCGCGGCAATGGCGTTTATCAGTTGGGCGCCACTGAAATTGAGAGTGAGGATCGCTCTGCCGTGAGTGTGCGCTCGGCGATGGAAATGTTCAGTGCACTTTGGTGTCTGGCCCCAGCATTGGCAGAGGCACGCATAATTGCGTTAGAAAGCAATCTTCGTCCGGCTTGTTTGGATCATAAACCTTTGATCCAGAAAGACGGAAAAGTCGTTCGTATAAATGGTTTATTCCGCCACGGTTACTTATTAGCACCGGCATTATTAAATATTTTAGAAACCGAATTTAATTTTGAATTAGGAGTAGCGCAATCTAAATCGCTATTGCTAGGCGGTCATAGTTATTTTGCGGAGGCTGCTGTATGTCGAACCTGCTGA
- a CDS encoding thiazole synthase, with the protein MANLVIAEQLFNSRLWLGSSLYPSPTVMLEAFAGARPGVVTLSLRRQTAGELHSNDYWQVLKNWAVNNNVLLLPNTAGCHSAKEAILLAHMARELFSTPWIKLEVIGDEQTLQPHPFELVRAAEQLVNDGFNVLPYCTDDLILCRELLAVGCPAVMPWAAPIGTGKGLLNRYQLQNLRQRLPDAVLIIDAGIGKPSQAMEAMELGFDGVLLNTAVARAIDPVAMAQAFKAAVEGGRIAWQAGLMVERSAAAPSTQSWGLPFGGQPPREDTL; encoded by the coding sequence GTGGCTAATTTAGTAATTGCAGAGCAACTTTTTAATAGCCGATTATGGTTAGGTTCTTCTTTGTATCCTTCGCCTACTGTAATGCTAGAGGCGTTTGCCGGTGCTCGTCCCGGTGTGGTTACCTTATCGTTGCGACGGCAGACGGCTGGAGAATTACACAGTAATGATTATTGGCAAGTATTAAAAAATTGGGCAGTAAATAATAACGTCCTGCTATTACCCAATACCGCTGGTTGTCATAGTGCTAAAGAAGCAATTTTACTTGCGCATATGGCTCGCGAATTATTTTCAACTCCGTGGATTAAACTAGAAGTCATTGGTGATGAGCAGACCTTGCAACCTCATCCGTTTGAATTAGTGCGCGCAGCGGAGCAGCTGGTTAATGATGGCTTTAATGTCCTGCCTTACTGTACTGATGATCTTATTTTATGTCGTGAATTACTGGCTGTCGGTTGCCCTGCGGTTATGCCTTGGGCAGCGCCTATCGGTACTGGAAAAGGTTTGTTGAATCGCTATCAATTGCAAAACTTACGTCAGCGTTTGCCGGATGCGGTTTTGATTATAGATGCAGGTATTGGTAAGCCATCTCAAGCGATGGAGGCCATGGAGCTTGGTTTTGATGGCGTGCTATTAAATACCGCGGTAGCGCGTGCGATCGATCCTGTTGCAATGGCACAAGCTTTTAAAGCGGCAGTGGAAGGTGGGCGCATAGCATGGCAGGCTGGACTTATGGTCGAGCGCAGCGCGGCGGCGCCATCGACGCAGTCATGGGGATTACCTTTTGGCGGGCAGCCGCCGCGAGAAGATACATTATGA
- a CDS encoding bifunctional hydroxymethylpyrimidine kinase/phosphomethylpyrimidine kinase yields MSTLDTLLHRPRVWSIAASDSSGGAGAQADLAMTHALNVDCVTLISAITAQNSVGVQNHYSLPVEQLEQQWQSSLIDGLPSAIKLGWLPPSEEFRTWLLARLSDVACPIIWDPVKQASGDGLPTPDDDLFWRDLLPLITVITPNLVEARWLIADEQASLQHAITALHAFGVETVCITGGDDVNDKAVLTYVSHQAETLRSEEPECQVLPQFAIKQTRFAWQAHGSGCHFSAALAANIANQQRCYDAILFAAIYAQAAFQNASYRGSGYHNCFAINQLPSIDAWPEVIPLSSLMANAVKSSPKVGSLGLYALTSELAHLEQLLALGVDTLQWRVKDPTADFTAQTRTAMQLCRDANTRFIINDYWQLAIELGADGVHLGQEDCVTADWQAIRNAGLITGISTHTEWEIAHARGYQPSYIAFGPVYKPLSKTLRYLPLGCEQIAVWQQRYGSERALTCIGGITGDQVADVAATGIPSIAIVTALLPGPMQVEQHCAMRQHYPRP; encoded by the coding sequence ATGAGTACGCTCGATACGCTATTACATCGCCCTCGTGTTTGGTCTATCGCAGCTTCTGACAGTTCGGGTGGGGCGGGAGCGCAAGCTGATTTAGCCATGACCCATGCACTCAATGTCGACTGCGTGACCTTAATTTCGGCAATTACTGCGCAAAATAGTGTCGGAGTTCAAAATCATTATTCATTGCCGGTAGAGCAGTTGGAGCAGCAATGGCAGTCGAGCTTAATCGACGGGTTGCCTAGCGCTATTAAACTCGGTTGGTTACCTCCGAGCGAAGAATTTAGAACATGGCTTTTAGCTCGATTGTCGGATGTGGCTTGTCCTATTATTTGGGACCCAGTAAAACAAGCCTCGGGCGACGGCTTGCCGACGCCTGATGATGATTTATTTTGGCGCGATTTATTGCCATTGATCACGGTCATTACGCCGAATTTAGTCGAAGCCCGATGGTTAATTGCCGACGAACAAGCGTCACTTCAACATGCGATAACGGCGTTGCATGCATTTGGGGTTGAAACTGTCTGTATTACCGGCGGTGATGATGTAAACGATAAAGCGGTATTAACCTACGTAAGTCATCAAGCGGAGACACTGCGTTCAGAAGAGCCGGAATGCCAAGTGCTCCCGCAATTCGCTATTAAACAAACTCGATTCGCTTGGCAGGCGCATGGCAGTGGTTGTCATTTTAGTGCCGCGTTAGCCGCCAATATTGCAAACCAACAACGGTGTTACGATGCCATTTTATTTGCAGCAATTTATGCGCAAGCGGCGTTTCAGAATGCATCTTATCGGGGGAGCGGCTATCACAATTGTTTTGCCATTAATCAATTACCCAGCATAGATGCTTGGCCTGAAGTTATACCGTTATCTTCATTAATGGCTAATGCTGTTAAATCATCACCAAAAGTCGGTAGTTTGGGCCTGTATGCGTTGACCAGTGAATTAGCGCATCTAGAGCAATTGTTGGCGTTAGGTGTGGATACCCTTCAATGGCGGGTAAAAGATCCAACCGCCGATTTTACTGCGCAAACGCGCACGGCTATGCAGTTATGCCGTGATGCTAATACGCGCTTCATTATCAATGATTACTGGCAGCTCGCCATTGAATTGGGTGCAGACGGTGTGCATTTGGGACAAGAGGACTGCGTTACCGCGGACTGGCAGGCTATTCGTAATGCAGGCTTGATTACTGGCATTAGTACTCACACTGAATGGGAAATTGCTCACGCCCGAGGTTATCAGCCCAGCTATATTGCTTTTGGGCCTGTGTATAAGCCGCTGTCAAAAACCTTACGATATCTGCCATTGGGCTGCGAGCAAATCGCCGTTTGGCAGCAGAGGTATGGTTCGGAACGAGCTTTAACCTGTATCGGCGGTATTACCGGAGATCAAGTGGCTGATGTTGCCGCTACGGGCATTCCCTCTATTGCCATTGTAACGGCCTTGTTGCCTGGGCCGATGCAAGTAGAGCAGCATTGTGCAATGCGTCAACATTATCCGCGACCTTAG
- a CDS encoding DUF6586 family protein — protein sequence MSKWIGFTNQKLYQVRLLLEQRERLDGPEALLDGLEQGAQYLLYDAYVSYLNELAEMANYRQPVATLEDLLAHTPLVTGEMKEIQFLRADSFSWLTAMLKAVAEQAQPTSSRTIEVDTFDPFGDAASLNSITLLQDNASPASKWLSQLSDLIDAQRENRQES from the coding sequence TTGTCTAAGTGGATCGGTTTTACCAATCAAAAGTTATATCAAGTACGCTTGCTGCTAGAGCAGAGAGAGCGCTTGGACGGTCCTGAGGCCTTGCTTGATGGATTAGAGCAGGGCGCTCAGTACTTGTTGTACGATGCTTACGTTTCTTATCTAAACGAATTGGCTGAGATGGCGAATTATCGTCAGCCAGTTGCCACACTTGAAGATTTATTAGCACATACACCGCTCGTAACGGGTGAAATGAAAGAAATACAGTTTCTTCGTGCTGACAGTTTTTCGTGGCTGACTGCTATGCTCAAAGCAGTTGCCGAACAGGCGCAGCCAACTTCATCAAGGACTATTGAAGTCGACACCTTCGATCCGTTTGGTGATGCAGCAAGTTTAAATTCCATTACTTTGCTTCAAGATAACGCGTCACCTGCTAGCAAATGGTTAAGTCAGTTGAGTGATTTGATCGATGCTCAACGCGAGAATCGCCAAGAAAGCTAA
- a CDS encoding YfaZ family outer membrane protein — MKLTIAKMARLFAVGALTVSGSLVHAGGSLDLSLSDDNVRLAYDATQLSTGMHLNAAVLHNSSDGDIISGGVHVVDVRNNQSDLYIGVGGNAYAVITDNADGAAIGVGGFFRYSMPFNRDLALAGYAYYAPPVISFSEVENMVDSDIRIQYNLLPTAHLYTGFRYTSIQFENANSRYKLGEGLHLGFKLDF, encoded by the coding sequence ATGAAATTGACCATAGCAAAGATGGCGCGATTGTTCGCCGTTGGTGCGCTGACAGTAAGTGGTAGCTTGGTTCACGCTGGTGGTTCACTCGATTTAAGCCTGTCAGACGACAACGTTCGTTTGGCATACGATGCAACGCAATTGAGCACAGGCATGCACCTGAATGCCGCTGTGTTACACAACTCCAGTGATGGCGACATCATTTCTGGTGGCGTGCATGTGGTTGATGTTCGTAACAATCAGAGCGATCTTTACATTGGTGTTGGCGGTAACGCATACGCAGTGATTACTGATAACGCCGATGGTGCTGCAATTGGTGTGGGTGGTTTTTTCCGCTACAGCATGCCGTTTAATCGCGATCTCGCGTTAGCCGGTTACGCCTACTATGCGCCGCCAGTTATTTCGTTTTCAGAAGTCGAAAATATGGTCGATTCTGATATTCGTATTCAATATAACTTGCTGCCAACGGCCCACTTGTACACTGGATTTCGCTACACCAGCATTCAGTTTGAAAACGCCAATAGTCGTTACAAGTTAGGCGAAGGTTTACACCTTGGCTTTAAATTGGATTTCTGA
- a CDS encoding TetR/AcrR family transcriptional regulator: protein MAQKDTAKCILDAAEELFSERGFAETSLRNITTKAGVNLAAVNYHFGSKKSLIQAVFARFLTPFSENLAEALEAYKSRQADDGIELHGLLVLLSGVALRSGGTRPQRLDIFMRLLGLAYTQGQGHLRKFLKSEYGPVFQQYMALVTAATPELSDADRFWRIHFMLGATMFTLSGVDSLTAMAEHDLGEPTNVAQVVDQLLPFLGAGLKAPALKKSV, encoded by the coding sequence ATGGCACAGAAAGATACGGCGAAGTGCATATTGGATGCCGCCGAAGAATTATTCTCAGAGCGGGGGTTTGCTGAAACCTCCCTGCGTAACATCACGACCAAAGCCGGTGTCAATCTGGCGGCTGTGAATTATCATTTTGGTTCAAAGAAGTCGCTAATTCAGGCCGTGTTCGCGCGCTTTTTAACGCCTTTTTCTGAAAACCTTGCTGAAGCATTAGAAGCTTACAAATCTCGCCAAGCTGACGACGGCATTGAGCTGCATGGTTTATTGGTGTTGTTATCTGGTGTTGCCTTGCGCAGTGGCGGTACTCGGCCACAGCGTTTGGATATTTTCATGCGTCTGCTCGGTTTAGCATATACCCAAGGCCAAGGACACTTACGCAAATTCTTGAAGTCTGAATATGGCCCTGTGTTCCAACAGTATATGGCCTTAGTGACAGCGGCTACACCTGAGTTATCGGATGCTGATCGCTTTTGGCGAATCCACTTTATGTTGGGCGCTACCATGTTTACTTTATCGGGCGTTGATTCGTTAACTGCCATGGCGGAGCATGATTTAGGTGAACCAACCAATGTGGCGCAAGTCGTAGATCAACTCTTACCTTTCTTAGGGGCTGGTCTAAAAGCTCCGGCTCTGAAAAAATCGGTGTAG
- a CDS encoding cell division inhibitor SulA yields MRQLSFEIEQPAMSASTSITPSLGRMVDHAKLGHTNSGSLTEVIVSEGGAIQPFQLLPMLAHCNAHQRWLMWLSPNLSMNKHWLKSVGLSDSPVVHLDSNCESQLTLCQRILQAKTSHLIIEWCGDLSTEDRAEIRSLAINSGSHVVLTRSL; encoded by the coding sequence ATGCGCCAGTTAAGCTTTGAAATTGAACAGCCAGCAATGTCTGCGAGTACGAGTATCACACCATCGTTAGGTCGCATGGTTGACCACGCAAAGTTAGGCCACACAAACAGCGGTAGCTTAACGGAGGTAATAGTAAGTGAAGGTGGAGCCATTCAGCCCTTCCAACTTTTACCTATGCTAGCGCACTGCAATGCCCATCAGCGTTGGTTAATGTGGCTCAGTCCAAATCTCAGCATGAACAAGCACTGGCTTAAAAGCGTGGGTCTTAGTGACTCCCCCGTGGTTCACCTGGATAGCAACTGCGAATCGCAACTAACCCTTTGTCAACGCATTCTGCAGGCGAAAACAAGCCATTTGATTATCGAGTGGTGTGGCGATCTTAGTACTGAGGATCGCGCTGAGATTCGCAGTTTAGCGATCAATAGCGGCAGCCATGTTGTATTGACCCGTTCGCTATGA